A genomic window from Luteolibacter sp. LG18 includes:
- a CDS encoding zonular occludens toxin domain-containing protein: MIQGITGKVGGGKSLMALTQMLDHFCAGRGCASNLELDLNAVARYCWRKGHRFCPSQFSLLDMENRRFHDQIKRGCKGHVFSVYIDEAHLFYSAEDFKNMDKEFNDVKAFVSQSRKVHVDLYLITQAWENLWGQMRRHAEFVYKCRDYRNVSFGIFGTLPAWAGFALNWARCDAATDMVMSTGKTPITRYVTDCYSTSQVYDPMMKALLERMPQYEPVFSKVGFLERMFRKPAIIEQ; the protein is encoded by the coding sequence ATGATCCAAGGAATCACCGGGAAGGTTGGGGGCGGCAAGAGCCTCATGGCCCTTACGCAGATGCTTGACCATTTCTGCGCGGGCCGTGGTTGCGCCTCCAATCTGGAGTTAGATCTTAACGCCGTTGCTCGATACTGCTGGCGGAAGGGTCACCGCTTTTGCCCATCGCAATTTTCGCTCCTCGACATGGAAAACCGGCGTTTCCATGACCAGATCAAGCGCGGTTGCAAGGGCCACGTTTTCAGCGTCTACATCGACGAAGCGCACCTGTTCTACTCGGCAGAGGACTTCAAGAACATGGATAAGGAGTTCAACGACGTCAAAGCGTTCGTCTCTCAGTCCCGCAAGGTCCATGTGGATCTCTACCTCATCACCCAGGCATGGGAAAACCTCTGGGGCCAGATGCGTCGGCACGCCGAGTTCGTTTACAAGTGCCGCGACTACCGCAACGTCTCGTTCGGTATTTTCGGCACCCTCCCCGCGTGGGCCGGTTTCGCGCTCAATTGGGCCCGGTGCGATGCCGCGACCGATATGGTGATGTCCACCGGGAAAACCCCGATAACCCGTTATGTTACCGACTGTTATTCAACATCGCAGGTCTACGACCCGATGATGAAAGCCCTTCTTGAGCGCATGCCTCAGTACGAGCCGGTTTTTTCCAAGGTCGGATTTCTCGAACGCATGTTCCGCAAGCCCGCAATCATCGAACAATGA